A window of Actinomadura rubteroloni contains these coding sequences:
- the mraY gene encoding phospho-N-acetylmuramoyl-pentapeptide-transferase, whose protein sequence is MTNILIGAGIALLFSMLGTPVWIRIVRRLGYGQMIREEGPEAHLSKRGTPTMGGAVFIVGSLIGYAAAHLFTGTPPTISGVLVLFLMTGLGFVGFVDDYIKVFKQRSLGLRSGAKMIGIILIGVVFAVGALNFPNGYDVTPASPRLSFLRDFGPTIGPYLFVLWALLLIAAMSNGVNLTDGLDGLAAGPAAMVLAAYVIIGNWQLRNSCFDGALAQNCYSVRDPLDLAVVAATMLGAVLGFLWWNAPPAKIFMGDTGSLALGGVLVGLAILTRTQFLLAILCGLIVMITLSVIIQVGGFKMTGKRVFKMAPLQHHFELSGWVETTIVVRFWLMSALFTGIGLGLFYLEWMPKK, encoded by the coding sequence ATGACCAACATTCTCATCGGAGCGGGCATCGCTCTGCTGTTCAGCATGCTCGGCACCCCGGTGTGGATCCGGATCGTCCGCCGGCTCGGCTACGGCCAGATGATCCGCGAGGAGGGTCCCGAGGCCCACCTCAGCAAGCGCGGGACGCCCACGATGGGCGGCGCGGTGTTCATCGTCGGCTCGCTCATCGGGTACGCGGCGGCGCACCTGTTCACCGGGACGCCCCCGACGATCTCGGGCGTGCTGGTGCTGTTCCTGATGACGGGCCTCGGGTTCGTCGGCTTCGTGGACGACTACATCAAGGTCTTCAAGCAGCGCAGCCTCGGTCTGCGCAGCGGCGCGAAGATGATCGGGATCATCCTGATCGGCGTGGTGTTCGCGGTCGGCGCGCTGAACTTCCCGAACGGCTACGACGTGACGCCCGCGTCCCCGCGCCTGTCGTTCCTGCGCGACTTCGGGCCGACGATCGGCCCGTACCTGTTCGTCCTGTGGGCGCTGCTGCTGATCGCGGCGATGTCGAACGGCGTGAACCTGACCGACGGGCTGGACGGCCTGGCGGCGGGCCCGGCCGCGATGGTCCTGGCCGCGTACGTGATCATCGGGAACTGGCAGCTCCGCAACAGCTGCTTCGACGGCGCGCTCGCCCAGAACTGCTACAGCGTCCGCGACCCCCTCGACCTCGCGGTCGTCGCGGCGACGATGCTCGGCGCGGTGCTCGGCTTCCTGTGGTGGAACGCGCCGCCCGCCAAGATCTTCATGGGCGACACCGGCTCGCTGGCCCTCGGCGGCGTCCTGGTCGGCCTCGCGATCCTCACCCGGACGCAGTTCCTGCTGGCCATCCTGTGCGGCCTCATCGTCATGATCACCCTGTCGGTGATCATCCAGGTGGGCGGGTTCAAGATGACGGGCAAACGCGTGTTCAAGATGGCGCCGCTCCAGCACCACTTCGAGCTGTCGGGCTGGGTCGAGACGACGATCGTCGTGCGATTCTGGCTGATGTCGGCGCTGTTCACCGGCATCGGACTCGGCTTGTTCTACCTGGAATGGATGCCCAAGAAGTGA
- a CDS encoding UDP-N-acetylmuramoyl-L-alanyl-D-glutamate--2,6-diaminopimelate ligase translates to MRPTTSTPRSLSGLAALLGADDPSAGAVELTGITHDSRAVRPGDLYAALPGARAHGAQFAPQAAAAGAVAILTDPAGRAAAEAAGPPVLVVDDPRARLGAAASYVYGDPVTDLTLIGVTGTSGKTTTVYLLEAGLRAAGVETGVIGTVEMRIGDRRVPSALTTPEATDLHALFAMMREQHVGAAAMEVSSHALAQGRVGGARYEVAVFTNLSQDHLDYHPTMQDYFLAKAKLFTPEYSRVGVVNIDDLYGRELVEIASVPVTTFSAQGDPAADWRAEDVRGGPAGSAFRIVGPGGVEADASVALPGPFNVANALAAVVALVEAGIGLPAAVRGVASLRGVPGRLEPVDEGQEFAVLVDYSHKPGAVEAVLTALRPVTEGRLAIVLGCGGDRDRGKRPLMGEAAARLADAAYFTSDNPRSEDPLAILAAMVEGGLKVPQPERAHIVVEPDRAAAIGLAIGRAGRGDVVVVAGKGHEQGQYVAGEVIAFDDREVVRAALRRAGAAGGGPEGHLRGDGTQA, encoded by the coding sequence ATGCGCCCCACCACGAGTACACCCCGGTCCCTGTCGGGGCTGGCGGCGCTGCTCGGCGCCGACGACCCGTCCGCCGGCGCGGTCGAGCTGACCGGGATCACCCACGACTCGCGCGCGGTGCGTCCCGGCGACCTGTACGCCGCGCTGCCGGGCGCCCGCGCGCACGGCGCGCAGTTCGCGCCGCAGGCCGCCGCCGCGGGCGCCGTCGCGATCCTCACCGATCCGGCCGGGCGGGCCGCCGCCGAGGCCGCCGGCCCGCCGGTCCTGGTCGTGGACGACCCGCGCGCCCGCCTCGGCGCCGCCGCGTCCTACGTCTACGGGGACCCGGTGACGGACCTGACGCTCATCGGCGTCACCGGCACCAGCGGCAAGACCACGACCGTCTACCTGCTGGAGGCGGGCCTGCGCGCGGCGGGCGTCGAGACGGGCGTGATCGGCACCGTCGAGATGCGCATCGGCGACCGGCGCGTCCCGAGCGCGCTCACCACCCCCGAGGCCACCGACCTGCACGCGCTGTTCGCGATGATGCGCGAGCAGCACGTCGGCGCGGCGGCGATGGAGGTGTCCAGCCACGCGCTCGCGCAGGGACGGGTCGGTGGCGCCCGCTACGAGGTCGCGGTGTTCACCAACCTCTCGCAGGACCACCTGGACTACCACCCGACCATGCAGGACTACTTCCTGGCGAAGGCGAAGCTGTTCACGCCGGAGTACAGCAGGGTCGGCGTGGTCAACATCGACGACCTGTACGGCCGGGAGCTGGTCGAGATCGCGTCCGTGCCCGTCACGACGTTCTCCGCGCAGGGCGACCCGGCCGCCGACTGGCGGGCCGAGGACGTGCGCGGCGGCCCGGCGGGCAGCGCGTTCCGGATCGTCGGGCCGGGCGGCGTCGAGGCGGACGCGTCGGTCGCGCTGCCCGGCCCGTTCAACGTCGCGAACGCCCTGGCGGCGGTGGTGGCGCTCGTCGAGGCCGGGATCGGCCTGCCGGCGGCGGTGCGCGGGGTCGCGTCGCTGCGCGGCGTCCCCGGACGCCTGGAGCCGGTGGACGAGGGCCAGGAGTTCGCCGTCCTCGTGGACTACTCGCACAAGCCCGGCGCGGTCGAGGCCGTGCTGACGGCGCTGCGGCCGGTCACCGAGGGACGGCTGGCGATCGTCCTCGGCTGCGGCGGCGACCGCGACCGGGGCAAGCGCCCGCTGATGGGCGAGGCGGCGGCGCGGCTCGCCGACGCGGCCTATTTCACGAGCGACAACCCGAGGTCGGAGGATCCGCTCGCGATCCTCGCCGCTATGGTCGAGGGCGGGCTCAAGGTGCCGCAGCCCGAGCGGGCGCACATCGTGGTAGAACCCGACCGCGCCGCCGCGATCGGGCTGGCGATCGGCCGGGCCGGGCGCGGCGACGTGGTCGTCGTCGCGGGCAAGGGCCACGAGCAGGGACAGTACGTGGCCGGCGAGGTCATCGCGTTCGACGACCGGGAGGTCGTGCGCGCGGCGCTGCGCCGGGCCGGCGCCGCCGGGGGCGGGCCGGAGGGCCACCTGAGAGGGGACGGGACGCAGGCGTGA
- a CDS encoding DUF58 domain-containing protein, translated as MRRALAGLTTRGRSFVAAGATAIVCAFVLGERDLLRAGVLVLALPLLCTFAVSRTRYRLACARRLRPARLPAGREARADLRLENVSRLPSGLLMVEDQVPYALGGRARFVLDRIEPRGSRQLSYRIRSDVRGRYQVGPLVVRLTDPFGMVELIRSFSLADTLVVTPEVVPLPPGRPDGGPPGGGDGPARALAAAGEDDAAPREYRHGDDLRRVHWRSTARRGELMVRREEQQRHSAATLFLDTRRRAFPGEAPPAFEQAVSAAASVGAHLAESGMRLRYATDEGEALPTSDGDFTGLLLDALAVARRSDVRSLVPGLGALHGAGRENALVVGVFGALGGEDAHAVAAARRGAAVHLAILVERGGATAAGAARTLRAAGWRVAVVGAAAELPAAWAGLGDGGAERAAGGGA; from the coding sequence GTGAGAAGAGCGCTGGCCGGGCTGACCACCCGCGGACGGTCGTTCGTCGCCGCCGGGGCCACCGCGATCGTGTGCGCGTTCGTCCTCGGCGAGCGGGACCTGCTGCGCGCCGGGGTGCTGGTCCTGGCGCTGCCGCTGCTGTGCACGTTCGCGGTGTCGCGGACGCGGTACCGGCTGGCGTGCGCGCGGCGGCTGCGCCCGGCGCGGCTGCCGGCGGGCCGGGAGGCGCGCGCGGACCTGCGGCTGGAGAACGTGTCGCGGCTGCCGAGCGGGCTGCTGATGGTCGAGGACCAGGTGCCGTACGCGCTCGGGGGGCGGGCCCGGTTCGTCCTGGACCGGATCGAGCCGCGCGGGTCGCGGCAGCTCAGCTACCGGATCCGCTCGGACGTGCGCGGGCGCTACCAGGTCGGCCCGCTGGTCGTACGGCTCACCGACCCGTTCGGGATGGTGGAGCTGATCCGGTCGTTCAGCCTGGCCGACACGCTGGTCGTGACGCCGGAGGTGGTGCCGCTGCCGCCGGGCCGTCCGGACGGCGGGCCGCCCGGCGGCGGCGACGGGCCGGCGCGGGCGCTCGCGGCGGCGGGCGAGGACGACGCGGCGCCGCGCGAGTACCGGCACGGCGACGACCTGCGGCGCGTCCACTGGCGGTCCACGGCGCGGCGCGGGGAGCTGATGGTTCGGCGCGAGGAGCAGCAGCGGCACAGTGCCGCGACGCTGTTCCTGGACACGCGCCGCCGCGCGTTCCCCGGCGAGGCGCCGCCCGCGTTCGAGCAGGCGGTGTCGGCGGCGGCGTCGGTCGGCGCGCATCTGGCGGAGTCGGGGATGCGGCTGCGGTACGCGACCGACGAGGGCGAGGCGCTGCCGACGTCGGACGGCGATTTCACGGGCCTGCTGCTGGACGCGCTGGCGGTGGCGCGGCGGTCCGACGTCCGGTCGCTCGTCCCCGGGCTCGGCGCCCTGCACGGCGCGGGCCGGGAGAACGCGCTGGTCGTCGGCGTGTTCGGGGCGCTCGGCGGGGAGGACGCCCACGCGGTCGCGGCGGCGCGGCGCGGGGCGGCGGTGCATCTGGCGATCCTGGTCGAGCGCGGCGGAGCGACGGCGGCGGGCGCGGCGCGGACGCTGCGCGCGGCGGGCTGGCGCGTCGCGGTGGTCGGCGCGGCGGCCGAGCTTCCGGCGGCGTGGGCCGGGCTCGGCGACGGGGGCGCGGAGCGGGCGGCGGGAGGCGGCGCATGA
- a CDS encoding peptidoglycan D,D-transpeptidase FtsI family protein gives MSRRPAGPPSGGGRRTPRPGGRGAPGRDDRAGPRASGRGAGDTGRTPGARPRRPAREVPPPRPGAARTGAAAPGTGKPGTGKSGTGKSGTGKSSTGKGAAAGTGRPGAPKAGTGKAAGARRTARGGGPRGPRSGPPRRPARPKTPFRRRDPLKRLNGTLLVVAFVLSLFAGRLVQLQTIESGKYTAQARKQRLQPIELPAVRGDITDAQGNPLAMTVEAKAIVADPSVIKPAKRQQVVAALAPMLSLDPATVLKRISAPDSRFEYLAHGVRPDQARLVMNLDLPGIRTEQEYRREYPNDSLAAGVIGFVNAEGEGGAGLESALNSSLAGRDGWQRVEISTNGQHIPMGEDQKKPPVPGKGVRLTLMRDLQFKAQQAIEKQVRATGARSGTVIVMEPRTGRLLALASAPGYNPNEYTKAKSWGSPVVQEAYEPGSTGKVITAAAVMEKGGVRPDTPFHVPDRIKFYDTVFHDSHPHAPEDLTFAGVLATSSNVGTILASQRISAETLYEYERAFGFGQKTAIGLPGETPGVLRPPAQWSGTDRYPIAFGQTLSVNAVQMASVYATIANGGVRVAPNLIAGSVDENGGFTAAAAPAQRRVVSAETARQIRDMLEGVTTKEGTAPLAQIPGYRVAGKTGTAEIANPACGCYRGAGFTASFAGFAPADDPQLVVQVVLQRPTKGSHFGGDAAAPVFRDVMEAALAARKIPPTGSRPPKVRIHVRG, from the coding sequence ATGAGCAGGAGACCGGCGGGACCGCCGTCCGGCGGGGGCCGCCGGACGCCCCGGCCCGGCGGGCGGGGCGCTCCGGGCCGCGACGACCGCGCCGGGCCGCGCGCGTCCGGCCGCGGCGCGGGCGACACCGGCAGGACCCCGGGCGCCCGGCCGCGCCGCCCGGCCCGCGAGGTGCCGCCGCCCCGGCCGGGCGCGGCCCGCACCGGCGCCGCCGCACCGGGCACGGGCAAGCCGGGAACGGGCAAGTCCGGCACAGGCAAATCCGGCACGGGCAAGTCCAGCACGGGCAAAGGCGCCGCGGCCGGCACGGGCAGGCCCGGCGCGCCGAAGGCGGGCACCGGCAAGGCGGCGGGCGCGCGGCGGACGGCCCGGGGCGGCGGGCCGCGCGGCCCGAGGTCCGGCCCGCCGCGCCGCCCCGCGCGCCCGAAGACGCCGTTCCGCCGCCGCGACCCGCTGAAGCGCCTCAACGGGACGCTGCTGGTCGTCGCGTTCGTGCTGTCGCTGTTCGCGGGCCGCCTCGTGCAGCTCCAGACGATCGAGTCCGGCAAGTACACCGCGCAGGCCCGCAAGCAGCGCCTCCAGCCGATCGAGCTGCCCGCCGTCCGCGGCGACATCACCGACGCGCAGGGCAACCCGCTCGCGATGACCGTCGAGGCCAAGGCGATCGTCGCGGACCCGAGCGTGATCAAGCCGGCGAAGCGGCAGCAGGTCGTCGCCGCGCTCGCGCCGATGCTGTCGCTGGACCCCGCGACCGTCCTCAAGCGGATCAGCGCGCCCGACAGCCGGTTCGAGTACCTGGCGCACGGCGTCCGGCCCGACCAGGCGCGGCTGGTGATGAACCTCGACCTGCCCGGCATCCGCACCGAGCAGGAGTACCGGCGCGAGTACCCGAACGACTCGCTCGCGGCGGGCGTGATCGGGTTCGTCAACGCCGAGGGCGAGGGCGGCGCCGGGCTGGAGAGCGCGCTGAACTCCTCGCTGGCCGGACGCGACGGCTGGCAGCGCGTCGAGATCAGCACCAACGGCCAGCACATCCCGATGGGCGAGGACCAGAAGAAGCCGCCCGTCCCGGGCAAGGGCGTCCGGCTGACGCTGATGCGCGACCTGCAGTTCAAGGCGCAGCAGGCCATCGAGAAGCAGGTGCGGGCGACGGGCGCGCGCAGCGGGACGGTCATCGTCATGGAGCCGAGGACCGGACGGCTGCTCGCGCTGGCGTCCGCGCCGGGCTACAACCCGAACGAGTACACGAAGGCGAAGTCGTGGGGGAGCCCGGTCGTCCAGGAGGCCTACGAGCCGGGCAGCACCGGCAAGGTGATCACGGCGGCGGCGGTGATGGAGAAGGGCGGGGTCCGTCCCGACACCCCGTTCCACGTCCCCGACCGCATCAAGTTCTACGACACCGTCTTCCACGACTCGCACCCGCACGCGCCCGAGGACCTGACGTTCGCGGGCGTGCTCGCCACGTCCAGCAACGTCGGGACGATCCTCGCGAGCCAGCGCATCAGCGCCGAGACGCTGTACGAGTACGAGCGGGCGTTCGGGTTCGGGCAGAAGACCGCGATCGGCCTGCCGGGCGAGACGCCGGGCGTGCTGCGCCCGCCGGCGCAGTGGTCGGGGACGGACCGGTACCCCATCGCGTTCGGCCAGACCCTGTCGGTCAACGCCGTGCAGATGGCGAGCGTCTACGCGACGATCGCCAACGGCGGCGTCCGGGTGGCGCCGAACCTCATCGCCGGGAGCGTGGACGAGAACGGCGGGTTCACGGCGGCGGCGGCGCCCGCGCAGCGGCGCGTCGTCAGCGCCGAGACCGCCCGGCAGATCCGTGACATGCTGGAGGGGGTCACGACCAAGGAGGGCACCGCGCCCCTCGCCCAGATCCCGGGCTACCGGGTGGCGGGCAAGACGGGGACGGCGGAGATCGCCAATCCCGCGTGCGGGTGCTACCGGGGCGCGGGGTTCACCGCGTCGTTCGCGGGGTTCGCCCCGGCGGACGATCCGCAGCTCGTCGTGCAGGTCGTCCTGCAGCGGCCGACGAAGGGCAGCCACTTCGGCGGGGACGCCGCCGCGCCGGTGTTCCGGGACGTGATGGAGGCCGCCCTCGCCGCCCGGAAGATCCCGCCGACGGGCAGCAGGCCGCCGAAGGTGCGGATCCACGTCCGGGGCTGA
- a CDS encoding FtsB/FtsL family cell division protein has product MTTTTRPPGARDERPRGARGRAAAKARPAARTAARTRPATETRPEPRTEPRTDARTEARVEPRAERAARPTRGSAPRAPFVLLIIGLLGGALVSLLLLNTVLAEDAFTLTRLQRDNKILAQQKQGLEEEIAREEAPESLRKKAEQLGMRQPDTLAWLDADTGRPIGGSMRPVPSAAAAAAGAAGVLGIPGAVVPGDGVPTAPGGAETP; this is encoded by the coding sequence ATGACCACGACGACACGTCCGCCGGGGGCACGGGACGAGCGTCCGCGCGGCGCGCGGGGGCGCGCGGCGGCCAAGGCGCGCCCGGCGGCCCGGACGGCGGCGCGCACCCGGCCCGCGACCGAGACGCGCCCGGAACCGCGCACCGAACCGCGCACCGACGCCCGCACCGAGGCGCGGGTCGAGCCGCGCGCCGAGCGGGCCGCGCGGCCGACGCGCGGGTCGGCGCCGCGCGCGCCGTTCGTGCTGCTCATCATCGGCCTGCTCGGCGGCGCGCTGGTCAGCCTGCTGCTGCTGAACACCGTCCTCGCCGAGGACGCGTTCACGCTCACCCGCCTCCAGCGCGACAACAAGATCCTCGCCCAGCAGAAGCAGGGCCTGGAGGAGGAGATCGCGCGCGAGGAGGCGCCCGAGAGCCTGCGCAAGAAGGCCGAGCAACTGGGGATGCGCCAGCCCGACACGCTGGCCTGGCTGGACGCCGACACCGGCCGTCCGATCGGCGGGTCGATGCGCCCGGTGCCGAGCGCCGCCGCCGCGGCGGCCGGGGCGGCGGGCGTGCTCGGCATCCCGGGCGCGGTGGTGCCGGGCGACGGCGTCCCGACCGCGCCGGGCGGTGCGGAGACCCCGTGA
- a CDS encoding UDP-N-acetylmuramoyl-tripeptide--D-alanyl-D-alanine ligase — protein MIPLPLATVAETTGGALHGDPATVVTGPVVIDSRAVEPGALFVALRGERADGHDFAAGALGAGAAAVLAERPVEGGPSVVVPDAQEALGRLARGVLARLPDARVVAVTGSAGKTSTKDLIAHLLERSGPTVWPPGSFNNEIGLPLTVLRADAATRHLVLEMGARGVGHIAYLAGIAPPHVGAVLNVGTAHLGEFGSPEGIARAKGELAEAVGPDGTVVLNADDPLVRGMAARTKARIVLFGRGPDAEVRAVDERLDDAGRPVFTLVTPEGSAPVALRLHGAHAALNALAAAAAARASGLPLADIAAGLSDAVPASRWRMEVTERADGVTVVNDAYNANPDSTRSAVDVVRHMARGRRAFAVLGEMAELGDSSVAEHAKIGQHVARSGFDGLITVGGAAAAMAEGAGRVASWTGECVQVDDVGTAVTVLSERLRPRDVVLVKGSRVAGLERVAQALLADGRPAAGGGRR, from the coding sequence GTGATCCCACTTCCACTGGCGACGGTCGCGGAAACGACGGGGGGCGCCCTCCACGGCGATCCCGCGACCGTCGTGACCGGGCCCGTCGTCATCGACTCGCGGGCCGTCGAACCGGGCGCGCTGTTCGTCGCGCTGCGCGGCGAGCGCGCCGACGGGCACGACTTCGCCGCCGGGGCGCTCGGCGCGGGCGCGGCGGCGGTGCTGGCCGAACGGCCGGTCGAGGGCGGCCCGTCCGTCGTCGTGCCGGACGCGCAGGAGGCGCTCGGACGGCTCGCGCGCGGCGTCCTGGCCCGGCTGCCGGACGCGCGGGTCGTCGCGGTCACCGGGTCGGCGGGCAAGACGTCGACCAAGGACCTCATCGCGCACCTGCTGGAGCGGTCGGGGCCGACGGTGTGGCCGCCGGGCTCGTTCAACAACGAGATCGGGCTGCCGCTGACGGTCCTGCGCGCGGACGCCGCCACCCGGCACCTGGTGCTGGAGATGGGCGCGCGTGGCGTCGGTCACATCGCCTACCTGGCCGGGATCGCCCCGCCGCACGTCGGCGCGGTGCTGAACGTCGGCACCGCGCACCTCGGCGAGTTCGGCAGCCCGGAGGGCATCGCGCGCGCCAAGGGCGAACTGGCCGAGGCGGTCGGGCCGGACGGGACGGTCGTCCTCAACGCCGACGACCCGCTGGTCCGGGGCATGGCGGCGCGGACGAAGGCGCGGATCGTGCTGTTCGGGCGCGGCCCCGACGCCGAGGTCCGCGCCGTGGACGAGCGCCTGGACGACGCGGGCCGCCCGGTGTTCACGCTGGTGACGCCGGAGGGGAGCGCCCCGGTCGCGCTGCGGCTGCACGGCGCGCACGCGGCCCTGAACGCGCTGGCCGCCGCGGCGGCGGCACGCGCCTCGGGCCTGCCGCTGGCGGACATCGCGGCGGGGCTGTCGGACGCCGTCCCGGCGAGCCGGTGGCGGATGGAGGTCACCGAGCGGGCGGACGGCGTCACGGTCGTCAACGACGCCTACAACGCCAATCCGGACTCGACGCGCTCGGCCGTGGACGTCGTCCGGCACATGGCCCGGGGCCGCCGCGCCTTCGCGGTTCTCGGCGAGATGGCCGAACTCGGGGACTCTTCTGTGGCGGAACATGCCAAGATCGGGCAGCATGTCGCGCGCAGCGGATTCGACGGCCTGATCACGGTCGGCGGCGCGGCGGCGGCGATGGCCGAAGGGGCCGGGCGGGTCGCGTCATGGACGGGAGAGTGCGTACAGGTGGATGACGTCGGCACGGCGGTGACCGTGCTCAGCGAGCGGCTCCGGCCGCGAGACGTCGTGCTGGTGAAGGGCTCCCGCGTCGCCGGGCTGGAACGGGTCGCGCAGGCCCTGCTGGCGGACGGCCGCCCGGCCGCGGGAGGCGGGCGCCGATGA
- the rsmH gene encoding 16S rRNA (cytosine(1402)-N(4))-methyltransferase RsmH — MGDHAAEAGHVPVMLDRVLELAAPAVDRVTGRAPVHLDATLGMGGHAAAMLAAHPDLRLIGLDRDTTALERSARRLAPFGDRVTLVHAVYDEIPGVLARLGVPALDSALFDLGVSSPQLDEAERGFAYSYDAPLDMRMDRTQDLTAAEVVNGYPPAELARILREYGEERFAQRIAAAIVRARTEARLDSTAKLADLVRTAIPAATRRTGGNPAKRTFQALRIEVNGELETWRRALPAALDALPVGGRVVVLSYHSLEDRITKRLLAAQAADTTPPDLPVPLPEHQPRFRLLTRGAELASDTETTTNPRAGSVRLRAAERVREAT, encoded by the coding sequence GTGGGCGACCACGCGGCCGAGGCCGGTCACGTACCGGTCATGCTCGACCGCGTTCTGGAACTCGCGGCACCCGCCGTCGACCGCGTCACCGGCCGCGCGCCGGTCCATCTGGACGCGACGCTCGGCATGGGCGGGCACGCGGCGGCGATGCTGGCCGCGCACCCGGACCTGCGCCTCATCGGGCTGGACCGCGACACCACCGCGCTGGAGCGCTCCGCCCGGCGGCTCGCCCCCTTCGGCGACCGCGTCACGCTCGTCCACGCGGTGTACGACGAGATCCCCGGCGTCCTGGCGCGTCTCGGCGTGCCCGCGCTCGACAGCGCCCTGTTCGACCTCGGCGTCTCGTCCCCGCAACTGGACGAGGCCGAACGCGGCTTCGCCTACTCCTACGACGCCCCCCTCGACATGCGGATGGACCGCACGCAGGACCTCACCGCGGCCGAGGTCGTCAACGGCTACCCGCCCGCCGAGCTGGCGCGGATCCTGCGCGAGTACGGCGAGGAGCGGTTCGCGCAGCGGATCGCCGCCGCGATCGTCCGGGCGCGGACCGAGGCCCGGCTGGACTCGACGGCGAAGCTGGCCGACCTCGTCCGCACCGCGATCCCCGCCGCGACCCGCCGCACCGGCGGCAACCCCGCCAAGCGGACGTTCCAGGCGCTGCGGATCGAGGTGAACGGCGAACTGGAGACCTGGCGCCGCGCGCTGCCCGCCGCGCTGGACGCGCTGCCCGTCGGCGGCCGGGTCGTCGTCCTCAGCTACCACTCCCTGGAAGACCGCATCACCAAGCGGCTCCTCGCCGCCCAGGCGGCCGACACGACCCCGCCCGACCTGCCCGTCCCGCTGCCCGAGCACCAGCCGCGCTTCCGGCTGCTCACGCGCGGGGCCGAGCTGGCGTCGGACACGGAGACCACGACCAACCCGCGTGCCGGATCGGTGCGGTTGCGCGCCGCCGAGCGGGTCCGGGAGGCGACATGA
- the mraZ gene encoding division/cell wall cluster transcriptional repressor MraZ, translating into MFLGTHNPRLDDKGRLFLPAKYREELSGGLVITKGQERCLYVFPTAEFQRITEALRAAPVTDRSVRAYSRVFFAGASDEVPDKQGRVTIPSPLRAYAGLSRECTVIGANTRLEIWDTAAWETYLEAEEPAFADVSEEVLPGIL; encoded by the coding sequence GTGTTCCTCGGCACCCACAATCCGCGCCTCGACGACAAGGGACGGCTGTTCCTGCCGGCGAAGTACCGCGAGGAGCTGTCGGGGGGATTGGTGATCACGAAGGGCCAGGAGCGCTGTCTGTACGTCTTCCCGACGGCGGAGTTCCAGCGCATCACCGAGGCTCTGCGCGCCGCGCCGGTCACCGACCGCTCCGTGCGCGCCTACAGCCGCGTCTTCTTCGCCGGGGCCTCCGACGAGGTCCCCGACAAGCAGGGGCGCGTCACGATCCCCTCCCCGCTGCGGGCCTACGCGGGCCTGAGCCGCGAGTGCACGGTCATCGGCGCGAACACGCGCCTGGAGATCTGGGACACCGCGGCCTGGGAGACCTACCTGGAAGCCGAGGAACCGGCGTTCGCCGACGTCTCCGAGGAGGTGCTGCCAGGGATCCTATGA
- a CDS encoding AAA family ATPase, translating into MAVGTHDGEPVMEAAAGLDDLARVAGAIRRAVESVVEGKASAVRLALTVLLAEGHLLIEDVPGVGKTLLAKALARSVDCSVRRVQFTPDLLPSDITGVSAYDQELREFEFKPGPVFANIVVGDEINRASPKTQSALLECMEERQVTVDGTTYPLEPPFMVVATQNPVEMEGTYPLPEAQRDRFTARISMGYPDPAAELEMLDVHGGRSPLDGLAAVADAADVRRLISVVRGTHVAPSVRQYAIDLVTATRAHPDLRLGASPRATLHLVRAARAYAALDERDYVLPDDLQDLAVPVLAHRLLPTAEARMERRRPEHVVADLVKRLPVPAPGK; encoded by the coding sequence GTGGCAGTTGGGACGCACGACGGCGAGCCGGTCATGGAGGCCGCCGCGGGACTCGATGACCTGGCCCGGGTCGCGGGGGCGATCCGGCGTGCCGTCGAGTCGGTCGTGGAGGGCAAGGCGTCCGCGGTCCGGCTGGCGCTGACCGTCCTGCTCGCCGAGGGCCACCTGCTCATCGAGGACGTCCCCGGCGTCGGCAAGACGCTGCTGGCCAAGGCGCTGGCGCGGTCGGTCGACTGCTCGGTGCGGCGCGTCCAGTTCACCCCCGACCTGCTGCCGAGCGACATCACCGGCGTCAGCGCCTACGACCAGGAACTGCGCGAGTTCGAGTTCAAGCCGGGGCCGGTGTTCGCGAACATCGTCGTCGGCGACGAGATCAACCGGGCGTCCCCGAAGACGCAGTCGGCGCTGCTGGAGTGCATGGAGGAGCGCCAGGTCACGGTGGACGGGACGACGTACCCGCTGGAGCCGCCGTTCATGGTCGTCGCGACGCAGAACCCGGTCGAGATGGAGGGGACCTACCCCCTGCCCGAGGCCCAGCGGGACCGTTTCACCGCGCGGATCTCGATGGGCTACCCCGACCCCGCCGCCGAGCTGGAGATGCTGGACGTCCACGGCGGGCGTTCCCCGCTGGACGGCCTCGCCGCCGTCGCCGACGCGGCGGACGTGCGGCGCCTCATCTCCGTCGTGCGCGGCACGCACGTCGCGCCGTCGGTGCGGCAGTACGCGATCGACCTCGTCACCGCGACCCGCGCCCACCCGGACCTGCGGCTCGGCGCGTCCCCGCGCGCGACGCTGCACCTCGTCCGGGCCGCGCGGGCGTACGCGGCGCTGGACGAGCGCGACTACGTGCTGCCCGACGACCTCCAGGACCTCGCCGTCCCCGTCCTCGCGCACCGGCTGCTGCCGACCGCCGAGGCGCGGATGGAACGGCGCCGCCCCGAGCACGTGGTCGCCGACCTGGTGAAACGGCTGCCCGTGCCCGCTCCGGGGAAGTGA